Proteins found in one Planococcus citri chromosome 2, ihPlaCitr1.1, whole genome shotgun sequence genomic segment:
- the LOC135838230 gene encoding homeobox protein vent1B-like, whose amino-acid sequence MFSESVDENVSSDSSNEDEKHFQELYFNQKSLNFKSEMEFLNLRFKTIGENIRKEKTKIGKNFHNDIVSHKFSIDNILGQLKNNQSESDADINKDEQFADYDIKFPLKSPNDDAVDITEITEDGQVTPKDLKDSLSIYSSLGFAHPATFLYGGWFAATAAALSGNSSSNFLGLQAPKPVGRRSRKPGLDRKPRQAYSAKQLERLESEFKIDKYLSVSKRMELSKALNLTEVQIKTWFQNRRTKWKKQLASRLKMATHRQGAPLYFPAAHQYPSLFSNPSYYVSSAAAASSGLNYLFNGTFDLTQDNVSTATTSDSATTVAQGVSGAAAPVTAPIIEKTAESKSEL is encoded by the exons ATGTTTTCGGAAAGTGTCGACGAAAATGTATCGTCCGATAGCAGTAACGAAgacgaaaaacattttcaagagctgtatttcaatcaaaaatctctaaattttaaatcggaaatggaatttttaaacttgagaTTCAAAACCATAGGTGAAAACATACGtaaagagaaaacaaaaatcggtaaaaattttcataatgatATCGTCTCTCATAAATTTTCCATCGATAATATTCTGGGCCAGCTGAAAAATAACCAAAGTGAAAGTGACGCTGATATCAATAAAGATGAACAGTTTGCAGACTACGATATCAAATTTCCTTTGAAATCTCCTAATGACGACG cagTAGATATTACAGAAATAACCGAAGATGGCCAAGTCACACCAAAAGATCTTAAAGATTCGTTATCAATTTATTCATCTTTAGGATTCGCCCATCCCGCAACATTTCTTTACGGTGGATGGTTCGCTGCGACGGCTGCGGCCTTATCTGGAAACTCTTCGAGCAATTTCTTAGGTCTTCAAG CTCCGAAGCCAGTAGGGCGGAGATCTCGTAAACCAGGCTTAGATAGAAAACCGAGGCAAGCGTATAGTGCCAAACAACTAGAAAGATTAGAATCCGAGTTTAAG ataGACAAGTACCTAAGCGTTAGCAAACGTATGGAATTATCGAAAGCTTTGAATCTGACGGAAGTGCAAATTAAAACCTGGTTTCAGAATCGTCGCACAAAATGGAAGAAACAGTTGGCGTCTAGGTTAAAAATGGCCACGCATCGTCAAGGCGCCCCTTTATATTTTCCCGCAGCCCATCAATACCCTTCTCTATTCTCGAATCCGTCTTACTACGTTTCATCGGCAGCGGCTGCTTCTTCTGGCTTAAATTATCTTTTCAACGGTACTTTCGATTTAACTCAAGATAACGTCTCCACCGCCACAACTTCTGATTCGGCAACCACTGTGGCTCAGGGTGTTAGTGGTGCTGCTGCTCCAGTTACAGCACCTATCATTGAAAAAACCGCTGAATCCAAATCTGAACTTTAA